ATTGAGGCCGATCTTATTTGGGGGGCTTATTCGCAGCGCTATGTCGACATGGTAAAATTAGTCCGGCAGGCAACTGGGGTAACGATCGAATCTTGGTGCTTTGTGCAGGGGGCACGGGCTCACAGGATCTTTTACTCTTATGAATTGCCCAAGCTCGCTTCGCTGGAAGCAGTCGGCGACGTCCGCGTCCATTTTGCCATAACATCCGGAGCAAGCTGGCAAGACCCGCGCCAGTGGATCACCGGGACGACAAACGCCCCCACTCCGGAGCCATAGGAGACAATATATGAATGAATATCAGCTTGATCTAACCGTCCGGGATTACGAATGCGACCTGCAGGGGATCGTCAATAACGCTACATATCTAAATTATCTTGAGCATACCCGCCACGAATTCCTGAAAAGCGTCGGGATCGATTTCGCCCTGATGCATCAGAAAGGGATCGACCTGGTGGTGGTCCGCTCCGAGATCGACTACAAGTCCCCCCTGAAGAGCGGCGACAAATTCTACGTCACCTTGAAAATGGCACAGGAAGGGAAGATCCGGTTCGTGTTTTACCAGGATATCTATCGGGCGGTTGACGACAAACCAATCATTAAAGGAAAAATCACCGGGACCGCCCTTTCGGGCGCCGGAC
This sequence is a window from Candidatus Margulisiibacteriota bacterium. Protein-coding genes within it:
- a CDS encoding acyl-CoA thioesterase yields the protein MNEYQLDLTVRDYECDLQGIVNNATYLNYLEHTRHEFLKSVGIDFALMHQKGIDLVVVRSEIDYKSPLKSGDKFYVTLKMAQEGKIRFVFYQDIYRAVDDKPIIKGKITGTALSGAGRPFLPDELKNLIENYSVVEPT